Proteins encoded by one window of Gambusia affinis linkage group LG17, SWU_Gaff_1.0, whole genome shotgun sequence:
- the LOC122847197 gene encoding uncharacterized protein LOC122847197 produces the protein MNPKGVCPEEEALHFIASEKDKDIFQKKFISEDKGHGVIATRNIEPGEFLLEYVGRHISGSEGEDLVKEYSAEDAAFLHFYNFQGQNFCIDGSKDTARLGRFINDDHIKPNSKIKIILDEQQKPHLCVFAKTEILAGEEIVYNYENPNCQWRQFTRNKMQKRFTTQEALELILSSANPCDSDGEDIDLQPDSDSEPSSDEETLPLPKKRARLSETAKDGTVWREEQVGTRLHFTPIEPYATDGEPSAEARQSIRSRLQSFLCFITLDMLRSIQEWTTQHARHTEQQDWFMDLPELMAFISVIILRGVTKVPSLCDSWSANLANPRIIATMARNRFQDIMRHLRFDDLFTRSERAGTDKFAAISDVWGSFVTNCIASYNPGRHITIGEQLFPSKTRCCFLQYIATKPDKFGIKFWVACDLKSKYICNVFPYLGKDPSRPSGEKLSETVVMRLMEPFMDKGRTVTTDNFFTSLSLAQRLLSRKTTILGTVNKRHREIPQSARQMDRTEFTTQVFSTTGATLTVYAPKRKNAVYVLSSMHSVVETEDTTKRKPNTVTQYNKTKCGVEVMDQMVREYSVRAGTRRWPVAVFYNMIDMAALNAHVLYQACIGVQERRVDFLVELAKELGNSHVSGKKAHKEKLLRQQPSTPSSGKRAKCQVNHRCRNNCATVRCVDCYKYTCGKCTRVIPWQCQVCSDSADRLLSES, from the exons ATGAATCCTAAAGGAGTTTGTCCTGAAGAAGAAGCCTTGCACTTCATTGCTTCTGAGAAGGACAAAGACATATTTCAGAAGAAATTCATCAGTGAAGACAAAG GTCATGGAGTTATTGCCACCAGAAACATTGAGCCAGGAGAATTCTTGCTGGAGTATGTTGGAAGACATATCTCTGGCTCTGAAGGAGAGGACCTGGTTAAAGAGTATTCAGCTGAAGATGCagcatttttgcatttctatAACTTCCAAGGACAAAACTTCTG cattgaTGGCAGTAAAGATACAGCAAGACTTGGAAGATTCATAAATGATGATCACATCAAGCcaaacagcaaaattaaaata ATATTGGATGAGCAACAAAAACCACATCTGTGTGTATTTGCAAAGACAGAAATTCTTGCAGGAGAAGAAATCGTCTACAACTATGAAAACCCCAACTGTCAATGGCGACAG ttcacaagaaacaaaatgcagaagagGTTCACCACTCAGGAGGCATTGGAACTGATTCTGAGCAGTGCCAACCCTTGTGATTCAGATGGAGAAGACATAGACCTTCAACCGGATTCGGACTCTGAGCCGTCTTCAG ATGAGGAGACTCTCCCTCTACCAAAAAAGAGAGCTCGTTTGTCAGAGACCGCAAAAGATGGCACAGTGTGGCGGGAAGAACAAGTGGGGACACGTCTCCATTTCACTCCAATAGAACCGTACGCCACAGATGGAGAGCCAAGCGCTGAGGCCAGACAAAGTATCCGGAGTCGCCTTCAGAGCTTCCTCTGTTTTATCACTCTTGACATGCTTCGTAGTATTCAAGAATGGACTACTCAACATGCACGTCACACGGAGCAGCAGGATTGGTTCATGGATCTCCCAGAACTAATggcatttatttcagtcattatcTTGCGGGGGGTGACCAAGGTTCCATCACTGTGTGACAGCTGGTCAGCAAACCTGGCAAACCCAAGGATCATTGCAACTATGGCCCGAAACCGCTTCCAAGACATCATGCGACACCTACGCTTTGATGACCTGTTTACACGCAGTGAGCGAGCGGGGACCGATAAGTTTGCTGCAATCTCCGATGTTTGGGGATCGTTTGTCACTAACTGCATCGCATCCTACAACCCTGGTCGACACATCACTATTGGTGAACAGCTTTTTCCATCAAAGACTCGCTGCTGTTTCTTGCAATACATTGCAACAAAACCGGACAAGTTTGGCATCAAATTTTGGGTGGCTTGCGACTTGAAATCAAAGTACATCTGTAATGTCTTCCCATATCTTGGAAAGGACCCCAGTCGTCCCAGCGGGGAGAAACTGTCCGAGACTGTAGTGATGAGGCTGATGGAACCGTTCATGGACAAGGGCAGAACTGTAACCACGGACAATTTCTTTACATCACTGTCACTTGCACAACGACTGCTTAGCCGGAAAACCACTATCCTCGGCACAGTCAACAAGAGACACCGGGAAATTCCTCAATCCGCTAGACAGATGGATCGCACTGAATTCACCACTCAGGTGTTTTCAACCACTGGTGCCACGCTGACCGTGTATGCGCCCAAACGGAAGAACGCCGTTTATGTTCTCAGCAGCATGCACAGCGTGGTTGAGACTGAGGATACCACCAAAAGGAAGCCAAACACGGTCAcacaatacaacaaaacaaagtgcgGTGTGGAGGTGATGGACCAAATGGTGCGGGAGTACAGCGTGCGTGCAGGAACACGGAGATGGCCAGTTGCCGTGTTCTACAACATGATCGACATGGCAGCACTGAATGCACATGTGCTTTATCAGGCATGCATTGGGGTGCAGGAGAGACGGGTGGACTTTCTGGTTGAGCTTGCAAAAGAGTTGGGTAACTCTCATGTGAGTGGGAAGAAGGCACACAAGGAGAAACTGCTTCGGCAACAACCTTCCACACCCAGCTCAGGCAAAAGAGCGAAGTGTCAGGTCAACCATCGATGCAGGAACAATTGTGCAACTGTGAGATGCGTTGACTGCTACAAATACACATGTGGCAAATGCACCAGGGTCATACCCTGGCAGTGCCAGGTATGTTCCGACAGTGCAGACAGACTGCTGAGTGAGTCCTGA